A single Oncorhynchus nerka isolate Pitt River linkage group LG10, Oner_Uvic_2.0, whole genome shotgun sequence DNA region contains:
- the polh gene encoding DNA polymerase eta, whose amino-acid sequence MDYGKERVVALVDMDCFYVQVEQRLNPALKNTPCVVAQYKTWKGGGIIAVSYEARAHGVTRNMWADDAKKLCPDLQVARVRESHGKADLTHYREASVQVFEVMSRFAVLERASIDEAYMDLTAAIQQRLKSMTDQQVDPQLLKTSHVQGYPLAPLDQEEAAQDTTTDKEERRSSGLQQWLSSVSGGSGCAELQLALGAVIVEEMRAAVEQHTGYRCSAGISHNKVLAKLACGLNKPNRQTLLPLGSVPELFNSLPIGKIRNLGGKLGASITETLEVENMGELTRFSQAQLGQHFGDKTGQWLYDLCRGIDFDAVKPRQLPKSIGCSKNFPGKTSLTTRERVQHWLYQLALELEERLTKDRELNGRVAKQLTVGVRQLGDKRPSSFSRCCSLARYDATKISSDSFAILKSLNTAGNHQAAWIPPLTLLHISASKFSDSPSAGAGGIASFLSSDVTSTQASTQSCSGSKKDSTPKRPGAIQSFFQRSAEKQRKEEEGEEEENDRGCGTFVPPSSFPVSFSVLEGSVSENETTTSTVFSTSCHSSSVVSSSASPHTGITSFFQRKTLGRNQQPVTADSHSDSLATGRTRCSTVGYDTIGSVQLLTDTVGCEIAGSYTAPKAEICDEQTANVKEKHTKHTQLTSSNQAEDQSLGSGEGTCTLSEEKQSVGSDLPYDPPSVLPQCLASVAKEDLLTCECCGQDVLAWEMPEHNDYHFALDLQNSFSSTTTNTSLHSSSLSVSTASRPPLRAGALQLSRGKTRARGQSTPQSKRPRSQGGSTGTLDSFFKRS is encoded by the exons ATGGATTATGGGAAGGAGAGGGTTGTGGCGTTGGTGGATATGGACTGTTTCTACGTGCAAGTGGAACAGAGGCTGAACCCAGCGCTGAAAAACACACCGTGTGTGGTCGCACAGTACAAGACATGGAAGGGAGGCGG TATCATAGCTGTGAGTTATGAGGCCAGGGCCCATGGTGTCACCAGGAACATGTGGGCAGACGATGCCAAGAAACTGTGCCCAGATCTCCAGGTTGCAAGGGTCAGAGAGTCACATGGGAAGGCAGACCTCACCCA TTACCGGGAGGCGAGTGTACAGGTGTTTGAGGTGATGTCACGCTTCGCTGTGCTCGAGAGGGCCAGTATAGACGAGGCCTACATGGACCTGACTGCTGCGATACAGCAGAGATTGAAAAGCATGACTGACCAGCAGGTAGACCCTCAGCTCCTGAAGACCAGCCACGTCCAGGGCTACCCACTGGCTCCTCTTGACCAGGAAGAGGCAGCACAGGACACCACAACTGATAAAG AAGAGCGAAGGTCCAGTGGCCTGCAGCAGTGGCTGTCCTCTGTGTCAGGCGGCTCTGGCTGTGCAGAGCTGCAGTTGGCTCTGGGGGCTGTGATCGTCGAGGAgatgagggctgcagtggagcagcaCACAGGCTACCGCTGCTCGGCAGGGATATCCCACAACAAG GTGCTGGCTAAACTAGCCTGTGGTCTGAACAAACCCAACCGCCAGACACTCCTGCCGTTAGGCTCTGTTCCAGAGCTCTTCAACTCACTTCCCATTGGCAAAAT CCGAAACCTGGGGGGTAAGCTGGGGGCGTCCATCACAGAGACCCTGGAGGTAGAGAACATGGGGGAACTAACCCGCTTCTCTCAGGCCCAGCTGGGACAGCACTTTGGAGACAAGACTGG CCAGTGGCTGTATGACCTGTGTCGGGGGATTGACTTTGACGCAGTGAAGCCCAGACAACTCCCTAAATCCATCGGCTGCAGCAAGAACTTCCCTGGGAAGACATCTCTCACTACCAGAGAGCGG GTGCAGCACTGGCTCTATCAGCTGGCTCTGGAGCTGGAGGAGAGACTGACCAAGGACAGAGAGCTG aaTGGTCGTGTGGCTAAGCAGTTGACTGTGGGTGTAAGGCAGTTGGGTGATAAAAGGCCCAGCAGTTTCTCTCGGTGCTGCTCGTTGGCACGCTACGACGCCACCAAGATCTCCTCGGATAGCTTCGCAATCCTCAAGAGTCTCAACACAGCAGGGAACCATCAGGCAGCATG GATTCCTCCCCTCACCCTTCTCCACATTTCGGCCAGTAAATTTAGTGATTCACCCTCTGCCGGGGCCGGAGGAATCGCCAGCTTCCTGTCCAGTGATGTCACTTCCACCCAGGCCTCCACTCAGTCTTGCTCTGGTTCAAAGAAGGACTCCACCCCCAAGAGACCCGGCGCCATCCAGTCCTTCTTCCAAAGATCTgcagagaaacagaggaaggaggaagagggagaggaagaagagaatgaTAGGGGCTGTGGAACCTTTGTCCCGCCTTCCTCTTTTCCTGTGTCTTTCTCTGTATTAGAGGGGAGTGTGTCTGAGAATGAAACAACAACCTCAACTGTGTTTAGTACGTCTTGTCACTCTTCTTCTGTTGTCAGTTCATCAGCCAGCCCCCATACTGGCATCACTTCCTTCTTTCAGAGGAAGACACTAGGGAGAAACCAGCAGCCCGTAACCGCAGACTCACACAGTGACAGTCTCGCAACAGGCAGAACAAGATGTTCCACAGTAGGATATGATACAATAGGGAGTGTCCAACTTTTAACAGACACAGTTGGGTGTGAAATAGCAGGAAGTTACACAGCTCCGAAAGCTGAAATATGTGACGAGCAGACTGCGAACGTAAAAgagaaacacactaaacacactcaacTCACTAGTTCTAACCAAGCAGAGGACCAATCTCTGGGGTCTGGGGAGGGAACTTGTACTCTATCAGAGGAAAAACAGTCTGTGGGGTCAGACTTGCCCTACGATCCCCCTTCTGTCCTGCCTCAGTGCCTGGCCAGTGTAGCCAAAGAGGACCTGCTGACCTGTGAGTGCTGTGGCCAGGACGTGCTGGCCTGGGAAATGCCTGAACATAATGATTACCACTTTGCCTTGGACCTACAGAACTCTTTCTCCTCTACAACCACCAACACTTCTcttcattcctcctctctctctgtttcaactGCCTCCCGCCCCCCTCTCAGGGCAGGCGCCCTTCAGTTGTCCCGGGGGAAGACGCGGGCCAGGGGCCAGTCAACACCCCAGTCTAAACGGCCCCGCTCCCAAGGTGGTAGTACTGGTACGCTGGACTCCTTCTTCAAGAGGAGCTGA